GCCGCATCCAGCGGAACCGGGCCAAAATCGCCGAAAAGAGGGCGGCGGACCTCCGCCAAATGGCCGCGGCCACCAACGACCCCGTCGAGGCGGAACAGCTCCGCATCGAGGCCAGGGAAGCCCGAAACGCGGCCCTGGCCATATGGACCACCCTCGGCGACAAGGACGGCGACGCCTACCGGCTGCGCCTCGAGGCCATCGAGATGCGCGAGCAGAAACGCTACCTCGAGGCCGTCGCCCTGCTCGACAAGGCCCGGTGGGAACTCGCCGAACTCTGGGACGAGCTCTCCGCGCTCATCATGGACACCAAGCAGGAGGCCGGCATCCCCCTGTCCGTCTCCGAGAGCAAGGCCCTCCTGCGCAACGCCGACGCCGGCATCTGCAAGGGCATGCCCGAAGCCGAGCAGCAAAAAGTCCGGGAGCGGATGACAAAGCGGTAAGCCTGGATATCAAAACTGACTACCACCACCTCTGAGCCTATAGGGAAACGGTGGTGGTAGTAAGTTTTTTTTGACAATTGTTGGCGGCATGATGAATCAAATCCACCAAGCCACCGTCTGGCGGACAAGACTGGATGACTTCCTTCTGGCCGGACACTGCCTGTTTGTGCTTGCCGGTATTGTCGTCGGACTCCCTCTTGTCTCCTTTGACCGAATTGTTGCTGTGGCTGATTTTCTGGCGGAACTTGGCCCACTGCCATCCCGCCGACACGGGGACGACCCGCAGCGCATTGCACGCGGCGTGCTCCGCGCAAACAGGGTGTTGCGCCGTGCCACCTGTCTTGCCCAGGCGCTTGCGGTCCATGCCCTGCTGAAACGGCGCGGCATTCCGTCGGACTTGATCATCGGATTCCGACCGGATGCCAGCGGGCCAAACGGCGAATCACATGCCTGGGCGACCTGCGGCGGTGCCGTGATTATTGGGGATTCGCCCGACTTGGACAGCTTCATCCCCATTCTGCTGCTTGACGGCGAAAAGAAAGACCATTCCCGTTGGGGGGGCATTTCGTAGGATTACTCTGGACATCCGCAATTGCATGTGGAAGTCGGCATTGATGTTACCACAATGATCAATACCGCACTTTTCCAGGGTGACCTTGAACTGAGCACGCATAGCGGAAAAGTTTATTTATATAATTAACGGAATTAAGCAAAACAAGACCACAATAAATGCATTTTAGATAAAATAAAAACCAGATTTTATTGATTTATGATAAATATGTCGTATTATTGTTTTTTCAAATACTATATTCAAGCATTGCTAATAGGAATGGTATTTGACAAGGGGGTCAAGAAAACTGTACTATTAATCCAGCTTAGTGGGTGAACTAGGTGCTTGGGCAACAGCAGTAAAGGGTGTTTACTATGGATGGGCAATATCTGGGGGTGCACACATCGGTGCCCACGCTTCCGCTTTGGTTCTACCAAATCGGACGCAATGCGATGCTGAGTGTTCTCTCCCGCAAGGAGCTTGAAGCCCGGCTTCTGGCCAGGGCCTTCCGCGATGATTTCTACCTGAAACGGCTGGCTGCGGAGCCAAAGCGCCTCATTGAGGAGGAGGTGGGGGCAACCCTGCCCGAAACACTGGAAATCACTGTTCTGGAAGAGACTGACCGAACGGCCTATCTGGTGCTGCCTGTGAACCCCTCCGGCAATGTGGGTGACACCGCAAACGACAAGAATGCCGAACTCCTGCTGGACGATGTGCGTCCGACCGTTCTGGACAGGGAAAAGACGGTTGCAGTCATACGGCGCGCATGGGCGGACGGGGACTTTGCGCTGCGGCTGGCAGCCGATCCCATGGAGACACTGAAATCCGAGATGCGCCTTGTCCTCCCGGCGAACCTGGACCTCCGGGTTGTCTGGGAGACGGCGGACCGGCTCTTTATCGTGTTGCCCAGTCTGAACCGTCTTCCGGTCTACGACTGGGACATCCCGGAAGCCGAATTCGACTCGGTCGCCGACAGCAGCCATGTGTTGGGGACACGCAACTCAAAGGGGGCTGTTTGCCCAACTTGGAAATGCCCGAAGGTGATGGTTC
The sequence above is a segment of the Candidatus Hydrogenedentota bacterium genome. Coding sequences within it:
- a CDS encoding lasso peptide biosynthesis B2 protein; the encoded protein is MTIVGGMMNQIHQATVWRTRLDDFLLAGHCLFVLAGIVVGLPLVSFDRIVAVADFLAELGPLPSRRHGDDPQRIARGVLRANRVLRRATCLAQALAVHALLKRRGIPSDLIIGFRPDASGPNGESHAWATCGGAVIIGDSPDLDSFIPILLLDGEKKDHSRWGGIS
- a CDS encoding NHLP leader peptide family natural product precursor, yielding MLSVLSRKELEARLLARAFRDDFYLKRLAAEPKRLIEEEVGATLPETLEITVLEETDRTAYLVLPVNPSGNVGDTANDKNAELLLDDVRPTVLDREKTVAVIRRAWADGDFALRLAADPMETLKSEMRLVLPANLDLRVVWETADRLFIVLPSLNRLPVYDWDIPEAEFDSVADSSHVLGTRNSKGAVCPTWKCPKVMVPGVVTFLD